A genomic stretch from Sebastes fasciatus isolate fSebFas1 chromosome 23, fSebFas1.pri, whole genome shotgun sequence includes:
- the lta4h gene encoding leukotriene A-4 hydrolase translates to MSSDPCSFSSVTRCVTKHLNLSLRLDFDRHVIRAKVELTVEALEDRFSSLTLDTRDLQVVSVSANGQEARFTMGPKHSFKGTPLEITLPFDLSRGQHVIVEVTYETSPSATALQWLRPEQTAGKKQPYLFSQCQAHHCRSMIPCQDSPSVKHTYYAQVSVPKDLVAVMSAVRDGQEVDPQDNNRIIYRFRQPVPMPSYLIAIVVGALESREIGPRSRVWSEKEFVDKAAFEFSETETMLKTAEDLAGPYVWGQYDILVLPPSFPYGGMENPCLTFATPTLLAGDKSLSNVIAHEISHSWTGNLVTNKTWEHFWLNEGHTVYLERMIGRSLESEQFRQFKAMGGWKELQESVNTFGANSPLTNLVPSLQDVDPDDAFSSVPYEKGFALLYHLEELMGGPEVFMGFVKSYIQLFAYGSVTTDEWKNYLFTYFKDKVDILNKVDWNAWMFTPGMPPVKPQYDTTLADACIALCQRWIKAKDQDLSSFKESDVKTLSSHQLIEFLALLLQEDPLPLTHVKKMQQVYDLNASMNSEIRFRWLRLCVRSKWEEAVPMALKMATEQGRLKFTRPLFREVFNFEKYRDEAVRVFLANKGAMHPVTSGLVAKALKVDATNATSL, encoded by the exons ATGTCTTCAGACCCGTGCTCCTTCTCCTCCGTCACCAGGTGCGTCACCAAGCACCTCAACCTGTCGCTCCGCCTGGACTTCGACCGGCATGTCATCCGGGCCAAGGTGGAGCTCACCGTGGAGGCTCTGGAGGACCGCTTCTCATCTCTG ACTTTGGACACCAGAGACCTGCAGGTCGTCTCAGTGAGCGCTAATGGACAAGAGGCCCGGTTTACGATGGGCCCTAAACACAGCTTCAAGGGGACTCCGCTGGAAATAACGCTGCCCTTTGACCTCTCCAG AGGGCAGCATGTGATCGTGGAGGTGACCTATGAGACGTCTCCGTCGGCGACGGCGCTGCAGTGGCTCAGGCCCGAACAGACCGCCGGCAAGAAACAACCGTACCTGTTCAGCCAGTGTCAG GCTCATCACTGCAGGAGTATGATTCCCTGTCAGGACAGTCCGTCTGTCAAACACACCTACTACgctcag GTGTCGGTGCCTAAAGATCTGGTGGCCGTGATGAGCGCCGTGAGAGACGGACAGGAAGTCGATCCTCAGGACAACAACCGCATCATCTACAGGTTCAGACAGCCG GTGCCCATGCCTTCTTACCTGATAGCCATCGTGGTTGGAGCTCTGGAGAGCAG GGAGATCGGGCCGCGGTCCAGGGTTTGGTCGGagaaagagtttgtggataaaGCAGCGTTTGAGTTCTCTGAG ACAGAGACCATGTTGAAGACCGCTGAGGACCTGGCAGGACCGTATGTCTGGGGTCAGTACGACATCCTGGTTCTTCCTCCATCGTTCCCCTACGGAGGCATGGAGAACCCCTGTCTGACCTTCGCCACGCCCACCCTGCTG GCAGGAGACAAATCTCTGTCCAAT GTCATCGCTCATGAGATCTCCCACAGCTGGACCGGTAACCTGGTGACCAACAAGACCTGGGAACACTTCTG GCTGAACGAGGGTCACACGGTGTACCTGGAGAGAATGATCGGCAGATCTCTGGAAAGCGAGCAGTTCAGACAGTTTAAAGCCATGGGGGGCTGGAAGGAGCTGCAGGAGTCG GTGAACACCTTCGGAGCCAACAGCCCTCTGACCAACCTGGTCCCCAGCCTGCAGGACGTGGACCCCGACGACGCCTTCTCCTCGGTGCCCTACGAGAAAGGCTTCGCTCTGCTGTACCACCTGGAGGAGCTGATGGGGGGGCCAG agGTGTTCATGGGCTTCGTGAAGTCGTACATCCAGCTGTTTGCCTACGGCAGCGTCACCACGGACGAGTGGAAGAACTACCTGTTCACCTACTTCAAGGACAAG GTGGACATCCTGAACAAGGTGGACTGGAACGCCTGGATGTTCACACCTGGGATGCCTCCAGTCAAACCTCA GTACGACACCACGCTGGCAGACGCCTGCATCGCTCTGTGCCAGAGGTGGATCAAG GCCAAAGACCAGGACCTGAGCAGCTTTAAAGAGTCCGATGTGAAGACGCTGTCGTCCCACCAGCTCATCGAGTTCCTGGCCCTCCTGCTTCAAGAG GATCCTCTTCCTCTGACTCATGTGAAGAAGATGCAGCAGGTTTATGATCTCAACGCCAGTATGAACTCAGAGATCCGCTTCAG GTGGCTGAGGTTGTGCGTCCGGTCCAAGTGGGAGGAAGCGGTTCCGATGGCGTTGAAGATGGCGACGGAGCAGGGCAGGCTGAAGTTCACCAGACCGCTCttcag AGAGGTCTTCAACTTTGAGAAGTATCGTGACGAGGCGGTTCGAGTGTTTCTGGCTAACAAAGGTGCGATGCACCCAGTTACCTCCGGACTGGTCGCCAAAGCCCTGAAGGTGGATGCCACCAACGCCACCAGTCTGTAA